DNA from Polaribacter sp. NJDZ03:
TGGTGGTTAGGAGAAGATCCTGCTTTAAAGCCAGATAAAGAGTATGTTAAAAAGATAAACGACATTCAATCTTATTTTAAAAATGCTAAATCTTATTTAGCTAGTAATAACGATAAAACACATTTACCTTATGAAGCTACTAAAGGTTTATTTAATGGAAATCAAAAATTGTTTATTCATGTAAACGGACAAAAAGAAATTACAGATGCAATTACAATTATTAAAGAATTAGGAATAGAAAACATTGTAATTGTTCATGGTGATGAAGCTGATAAAGTAGCAGATTTATTAGTTAAAAATAACATAGCAGTTGTTTTAGAAAGACCACATAGAAATCCAGAAAATGAGGACGATGCTTACGATTATACGTACACAATTGCAAAAGTTTTAACAGACAAAGGTGTTGTTGTTGCACTTGGTATGGAAGGTCAAATGGAAAGAATGAATACTAGAAACCTTCCGTTTTATGCGGGTACATTTGCTGCATTCGGATTAGATAAAGAAGTAGCCTTGCAATTATTAACTTCTAATTCTGCTAAAATTTTAGGAATAGATGATATGGTTGGAACCTTAGAAGTTGGTAAAGATGCTACCTTGTTTGTCTCTGAAGGTGATGCTTTAGATATGAGAACTAATATTTTAACAGATGCGTTTATACAAGGTAGAAAAATTAGCCTAGAAACACATCAAACAAAACTTTGGAAACGCTATTCTAATAAATACAAAACTAAATAAACTATAAAAAAGGTTGTCTAAAAAAGAAGGCTTTTGTCAATCTGAATTTATTTCAGATTCTTATAAAGATTAAATTGCAGTAATTTGAAATACTGAAACAAGTTCAATATGGCAAGATTTAACTATTTACAGACAACCTTCTTTTAATTCTTTTTTCAAGCTTAGATAATTTAAGACTAAGCTATTCTATAAAATAGTAATAAAAAAAAAGCCCATCAATTAATTGATGGGCTTTTATAAAACTTTAAGTATATTTCTTAGATAACTTTTACGTTAACCGCGTTTAAACCTTTGTTTCCTTCTTGTAAATCGAATTCAACTTCGTCACCTTCTCTAATTTCATCAATTAAACCAGAAACGTGTACAAAATGATCTTTGCTTACTCCTTCTTCAGTAATAAAACCAAATCCTTTTGTGTCGTTGAAAAACTTTACTGTACCTTTACTCATAATAATGTTGTTAAATTTATAATACTAATTATATTGCAAAGATGGTTCCATTTTTCTAATATACAAGCATTTAATTGTTTTCTTTTCTGTTTTTTATTAGATTTTTTATTCTTTAGAATAAAAAACGACTTATAGTCGGTTTAAAAAACCAATTTTACCTACTTACTTCTTCAAAATAAATTTCTAAAAAAGCATCTATTCTATCCTTTAATGTACTGATAGACAAGTCTTCATTTTTAAATACAGTTACATTTTCTTCAACTCTATTTCTACTTATACTTTCTTGTACTTCTACAACACGAACACCATTAATGTTTTCTAACAAATTTTTTAATGCAATATCTAATGTAGTATCACTTAAATAGATTTTTAAGGTTTGTTCTTTGGGAGAGTTTCTAATTTCTGTTCTAAATGCCAACATAATTGTATAAATTTAAAAGGTTCATAAATAATGTTACATTAAAGTAACTCTTCTAAGTTACTGATTTTGGTGCATACTTCCTAAATAATTACTAAAAGAGTATAAAAAAAGTCCTACCGAAGAGGACTAAAGATTTTCATCTACGGCATATAGCCTTATTGTGGTAAGATTAAACTAAATCTAATTGGATTTACGGAAAACAGTAATTTTAAAATAAAATTTTATTGTAATTTTATAACAAAAGATTTTTCAGTGAAATTTTAATAAAAGCTATAAAACAACGAACCCTCAATTAAGAGGGCTCTAAATAGGTACTTCTTGAATCACTTCAATCAGATTATTCCAACGGCTATCTTGCAAACAAGTGCCTTATTGTGATTTGATTAGTGTAAAAGTAATGTTTTTTTGAATATAAAATAAAAAAATAATGAGCAAAATAAAATTAGGATTAGATTTAGGAACAAATAGTATAGGTTGGGCAGTTTTAAAAAAAGCAGACAAAAAGTATAATTTTTTAGAGAAATATGATAAGAATAACAATTTAATTCCAACAAAAGGAAGTTATATTTTTCCTAAAGGTGTAAATGCTGATGAAAATTCAAAAGCAGCAGAGCGTAGAGGTTTTAGAAGTGCTAGAGTAAGATTACAGCGTATTATTTTAAGAAAAATAGCTACGTTAAAGGTTCTAAATAAATATGGTTTGTGTCCAACTTTTGAAGAAGGAGAACTTAATACGTGGAAAAACAAAAAAATATACCCATGTGAAAATGATGCTTTTATTGAATGGCAAAGAACGGGTAAGAAAAATGGAAAAGGTAAAGTTGAACACTTAAAACAGCCTTACTATTTACGTCATTTAGCTGCAACCAAAGAAGGTTTAATGGATTTTAAACAAGGACGTTTGCAATTAGGTCGAGTTTTTTACCATTTAGCACAACGACGAGGGTATTTATCTAATTCTGATGAAGAACAAACAGAAGATAAATTAGAGCTGTTTAAAATTGAAGTAATAAAATTGTTAGAAGAAGTAAATGATTCAGGCGCATTTAAAGACCCTTTTGATGTAATTTTAAATAGTAGAAAATCCGACAAAAAAGTAAAGACATTAGGTAGTAAAATTAACAGAGAACTTAAAAAGGAAATTGAATTTAAAAAAATAAAAAGCTTTATAATAACTGAATTTGATAAACCAGATAATCAAGGTAAAGTTTTAAAAGCTATAAATGAGCTTTCAAAAGAAATTAAAACAGCTGCTAAAAAAGGAGAATGTGCTCCAACAATGGGAAGTTATTTTTACTCAATCTATACCAAAGCAGACAAAAAGACTGGACTAATTACTAAAATAAGAGGACGATATACACATAGAAATGAACATTATTTAGAAGAATTTAATATTATTTGTAACAAACAAAATATTAATGGTGAATTAAGAACAGAATTACATAATGCTATTTTTTATCAACGCCCTTTAAAATCTCAAAAAGGACTTGTTGCTAAATGTCCTTTAGAACCCAAACGAAAAAGAATTGCTTTATCACATCCTCTTTTTGAAGAATTCAGGATGTGGGAATCTATCAATCGAATTAAAATTTCAAGAAGTGAGAATGCCAACTTAGAATTTTTAACAAAAGAGGAAAAAGAAAAAATAAAAACACTTTTCTTAAAGGTAGGTGATTTTGAATTTAGACAGATTGCTTCGTTATTAAGCGGAGATAAAACCTATAGCTACATTAAGAAAACTAAAGAGGTGTTTTTTAAAAAAGATGTTAAACCTGTTGAAGGAGGAGTCGCTGAAATATTTTTTAATTTCCCTATTGACAAAAAATTTTCTGCTTGTCCTACGACATCTCATTTAATAAAAGTTTTAGGAAAAGAGGAATATTATAATTATCCATTTTTAAATTCTGGTTATAATGATGAAAAAGAAAAAGCGCAAATAAGCATTGAAGATATATGGCATTGTTTGTTCTTGGATTCTTTTGGACAAAAAGATAAGAAACAAGGAAGAGCTGATTTTGCAAGAAAACATTTAGTTTTAAATGAAAAAGATATAGAAGACTTTCAAAAAATTAAATTAGTAAAAAGCTACGGTAGTTTAAGTAAAGCAGCAATAAAAAAAATTATACCATTTCTTCAGAAAGGAGAAATTTATACGCATGCAGTATTTTTAGCAAATATTTCAGATGTTTTAGGTCATAAACTCTCAGAAAAAGAGCAAGTAACAGTTACTAATGCTGTTGTTAAATCTTTGAAAGAGCATAAAGTAGAGAAGCAAATTAAAGGTATTTTGAATAACTTCATCAGTCTGTTAAAGAACAAAGAAGAAAATAAAGATGTTATTCTTGGAGAAGATGAGTACAGTATTGAAATCTTTAAAAAAGAGTTTAAATTTGAGTTAATAAACTGGTTAGGAGAAAGGCAGTATGAAAAACTATCTAAAACTAAACAAGATGATATTTTTAAAGATTGTTGGAATCTATTTTACAAAGAAGCGTTAAATAAATTACCAAAAGAAATTTCCTATTTAAAAACTGAAACAATCCCCAATTTCATATTAAATAAATTACAAGAAGTTTTTCCAAACGATAGAATCGATATAACAAAATTATATCATCCATCTGCAATGGAAGCCTATCCAAAAGCGCATAAAAAACTAGGTAATCCTGAAATAAGCTCTATTAAAAATCCTGTTTTTAATAGAGCAATGCATCAAATTAAACGATTGTGTAATAAGTTGATAAAAGAAGGTGTTGTAGATAAAGATACCTTTGTTAATGTAGAGGTTGCGGGAGAAATTAATAGTGCAAGTTATCGTAGAGCTTTATCAGAATGGCAAAAAGACCAAGAATCTATAAGAGATTGGGCAAAGAAAGAAATTATAAAAACTTATCCAAAAGAATGTCAGCATGAAATAAATCCATCAGATTCAGATGTTGTAAAATACATTTTATGGAAGGAACAAAATCATCAATGTTTATACACCAGTTTTAAACCAATTTCTATTTGTGATTTTTTAGGAGATAAAACGACTTATGATATCGAGCACACAGTTCCTAGAAGTAAACTCCACGATAATTCTTTAAGCAATAAAACTTTAGCAAATGCAGAATTTAATAGAAAAATTAAAAAAGATATTTTACCAGGTTTGTTAAATGTAAACTTTAATGGAGAGCAAATCAACAAAGCTTCCATACTAAATAATAGAGATGCTAATTTAAGGTCTTATTCGATTAAAAGTAATATACCAAATTGGAATGTGAGTTTGTCAAGTCTAAAAGCAGCGTATAACAAATTTAAAAATGCAGCCAAGGCAATTTCAGATCCTATAAGTCATAGTGAGGTAATGACAAAAGCGCATTACACTAAAATGAAATTAGATTATTTAAGCGCAAAATATAAAACCTTTGAAACAGAAGAAATTATACAGAGGTTTACAAATGCAAATTTGGTAGATACTCGTATTATTTCAAAATACGCAAGGGCTTATTTAAAATCATACTTCAATAACGTAAATGTAGTTAACGGAAAAATCACCGATACCTTACGAAAAATGTGGGGACTGGAAGGTGAATATGCAAAAAAAGACAGGAGCAATCATATTCATCATTGTATTGATGCTGTAACAGTTGCTTGTGTAGAAAAAGGAACTGCAAATTGGATTTCTGAAGCATTTCATAAA
Protein-coding regions in this window:
- a CDS encoding cold-shock protein; translated protein: MSKGTVKFFNDTKGFGFITEEGVSKDHFVHVSGLIDEIREGDEVEFDLQEGNKGLNAVNVKVI
- a CDS encoding amidohydrolase family protein, with protein sequence MKKIIYNLLFFFLVGNSIAQQTPADKQTTDYSIEGATAHLGNGKIIENSLVMFGNGKIVFVGNANAKIARRGNIINAKGKHVYPGFIATNASIGLVEIDAVKASDDEDEIGANNPHIRSLVAYNAESKVVESMRPNGVLMAQITPRGGIISGTSSVVQLDAWNWEDASIKTDDAIHINWPSSFTSGRWWLGEDPALKPDKEYVKKINDIQSYFKNAKSYLASNNDKTHLPYEATKGLFNGNQKLFIHVNGQKEITDAITIIKELGIENIVIVHGDEADKVADLLVKNNIAVVLERPHRNPENEDDAYDYTYTIAKVLTDKGVVVALGMEGQMERMNTRNLPFYAGTFAAFGLDKEVALQLLTSNSAKILGIDDMVGTLEVGKDATLFVSEGDALDMRTNILTDAFIQGRKISLETHQTKLWKRYSNKYKTK
- the cas9 gene encoding type II CRISPR RNA-guided endonuclease Cas9 (Cas9, originally named Csn1, is the large, multifunctional signature protein of type II CRISPR/Cas systems. It is well known even to general audiences because its RNA-guided endonuclease activity has made it a popular tool for custom editing of eukaryotic genomes.), with translation MSKIKLGLDLGTNSIGWAVLKKADKKYNFLEKYDKNNNLIPTKGSYIFPKGVNADENSKAAERRGFRSARVRLQRIILRKIATLKVLNKYGLCPTFEEGELNTWKNKKIYPCENDAFIEWQRTGKKNGKGKVEHLKQPYYLRHLAATKEGLMDFKQGRLQLGRVFYHLAQRRGYLSNSDEEQTEDKLELFKIEVIKLLEEVNDSGAFKDPFDVILNSRKSDKKVKTLGSKINRELKKEIEFKKIKSFIITEFDKPDNQGKVLKAINELSKEIKTAAKKGECAPTMGSYFYSIYTKADKKTGLITKIRGRYTHRNEHYLEEFNIICNKQNINGELRTELHNAIFYQRPLKSQKGLVAKCPLEPKRKRIALSHPLFEEFRMWESINRIKISRSENANLEFLTKEEKEKIKTLFLKVGDFEFRQIASLLSGDKTYSYIKKTKEVFFKKDVKPVEGGVAEIFFNFPIDKKFSACPTTSHLIKVLGKEEYYNYPFLNSGYNDEKEKAQISIEDIWHCLFLDSFGQKDKKQGRADFARKHLVLNEKDIEDFQKIKLVKSYGSLSKAAIKKIIPFLQKGEIYTHAVFLANISDVLGHKLSEKEQVTVTNAVVKSLKEHKVEKQIKGILNNFISLLKNKEENKDVILGEDEYSIEIFKKEFKFELINWLGERQYEKLSKTKQDDIFKDCWNLFYKEALNKLPKEISYLKTETIPNFILNKLQEVFPNDRIDITKLYHPSAMEAYPKAHKKLGNPEISSIKNPVFNRAMHQIKRLCNKLIKEGVVDKDTFVNVEVAGEINSASYRRALSEWQKDQESIRDWAKKEIIKTYPKECQHEINPSDSDVVKYILWKEQNHQCLYTSFKPISICDFLGDKTTYDIEHTVPRSKLHDNSLSNKTLANAEFNRKIKKDILPGLLNVNFNGEQINKASILNNRDANLRSYSIKSNIPNWNVSLSSLKAAYNKFKNAAKAISDPISHSEVMTKAHYTKMKLDYLSAKYKTFETEEIIQRFTNANLVDTRIISKYARAYLKSYFNNVNVVNGKITDTLRKMWGLEGEYAKKDRSNHIHHCIDAVTVACVEKGTANWISEAFHKYESDYFKGNNNPKYKLKEPMVDFAHRMHNLHKEVFVYHKQIDRIKPLLENLKKEQPKKLNLKGKLNSQTPYAHIKKNDKLIFAQRKSIGSITGKDIENIIDDGIKTRLIALADLKGWEKLMEFQVKGDEDAKEKEMEHKKGIAFRVFDKIKKTDKKKEIVVEGITIETIFSEYSETSEFTNILYDSIIKKDIDIKKSENYKNKIINEVTNLTRTKGLELLLNENKDSEYPAIILPEYFDEKKKKMIGTMVIKRIRLQSSKSNLKDYKEIRAIDKSKFDYKQDYYYDKESYTNYEARIFGDLLPNKEGKFKNRDFKLINHYNIVKNIFEKEEGHLVLKLHQDDMFLIFDKDPLEEVVWNNKLDLQNRLFKIIKFNENGIFVLSRHNYAAGNVDKAKAIKNENNLSDLTEVVLRRSPSTLKIIPAKIDALGNLNINYSLNYIK